The genomic segment GTGATTGAAAGTGAACTATGTAAAAACACCTTCAGCAAAAGAGAGACAGTGGCTGCTGAAACCAAAAGGAGGAAAACTTGACATGAAAAAAGACCCATAATCACATTTCATGCACACATAGTTCTTATGCTATATTGATTCATCCAAAGAATACAGCAAGAAAGTATAATCCATGCCAACCCATCATGAAGATTTAAATTAGCAGGCAAGATCTAAaaaatgtgacctttttttGCATCTGCGTGCCCAAATTGTTCACCAAAGCATTCCCTATAGAATTAATGAATAGcaatcaaacatgtaaagtaaTTTCATCACAAATTGTGCAACTTTAAGAACCTGTAGGCATGTACATTCCACCAGGCCACacttaaaaatatctatataACGCATCATTTTagatttgtatttttactttttaaaacaatcatCAAAAGCAGCCGAATAACAGATTTTGCTTCACTAAAAGCCGACAGTTCTTTCGGATACTTATTGAATTACTACGActctcaaaaagaaaaaaaaaatgtcaattcaTTGTAACAATTGAAGAATTACATGTCATGTAGAGAAATGGCTCCCTCAAGTGGCACAATTATGTAAGCATCAAACTGTAATTCCTTGTAgaatttttatcatatttagGCCAAAAACCACATCGCAGATTAGAATTATATCTAAAATGTGTAGCTGTCTTATTCTTACTGGAGCTTGACGGCAATACAATTTACTATTCATGCCATAAAATCAAAATTGAGAGTAACAGTTGTCCTATTAAGCCAAAAATGTTTACTTTAAAAGAGACCATATTCCACATTTGTGTGGAAACCGGAGAAATGCTGCCAACAGTCAATATTGAGATGAAGTCTGGTTGGATCTTTCTTGTTCACAGGcattatatacacacacaggtaagtccaaaatgattcattacAATGTCAAATTTGgattatgatgatttttttacgAGGCCAGGAGGCTTCTTCTACATGGAAATGATAAATAagtgacaaaagacaaagatattCATAAGAAATAAGAATTATTTCAGCAATTTGTTATAGATTTTAACTGAAAATGCCATGACAAAATTACTCACATTGTCAGAAATTCTAATCACACACAAGCCCATGCAGCCCAATTTAATTGTACATGTATTTAACAGATGTGTTGACATATAAGTTCATAGAAGCTACAATGTAAAGAGGGTAACTATTCAGAAAACCTAAAATCCTACTGATAATCTACGCATGGTCGAAAAGGTCATATTAGTCAGCTCTTTCTTGTGACTCATAAAATACACGGACAGTATGTTATGTATCTAAAGGAGCCTTGATAAAGAAGTTCTCTGAGCCTTCTGTGCCTCATTCTGCACACCAAAACATCCAAATCACAAGATGTACTGAGAACAAAGATTGCACAGGGTTTGACTGTAAATAAAGCCTGTTAAGGTGATGAAACATGGTGTAGCGATGCAGCTAATGACAGAAGATGAGACTCAGGTGACAATCCAACTCTGAGGAGAACAATGATGCAAATTTCACTTTGAATGCTTTCTGTGACAGTTTTAGTTGACAGTGAGAACAGTTCAGTTCATTGTAGGTTACTGAATAAATCCATTAGTGGACTGATTCTGTTCATTTTTCCAGGTTACaataattttgtaaaaaataataatatcccctgacatcatcacaaacatttcacaaaatGCAGCTTCTATACCAGTCCAAATGGTCCCGGTCATTTCTACCATGTTTTAATACACCATAAATTGAGAACAACAGTACTTCTTTAGTCAGTTACTAATCAATGGCAGTGTATGGCTAAAATCAGAAAGCTTAGTGAGCTTGATTTAAGGTCTGTCACTGACAGAGAGTTGTCCAATGTGACTGCTAACAAAATGGAGTAAGGCCAAAAAGCCCTATCCAAGTGTTTCAAGAAGTACAAGGATTTTCACACTGTGTAAAATCTCAAAGAGGTGGTAGAAAGACTGAAGTGGGCCCTGCACTGGTAAAACTGGTAGTGGGGGACAGGAGAAATGCCAGGTTCACTCACAAAACCACCCTAACTCAAGCAATTCTGGTGCAAACATTTTAAGACAGACTCCAGCAGACTGTGAACAAGGCTGGTCTCCTTTTACTCACCTCAGTAAAGAAGAAAGCTTTTGGTCATCCGTCCTCAGGTCAAATGAGATGAAACTGGAGGTTTCTGGTGGCAGAAACAAAGTTTTGTTTCATGAAAGAAGGGAGAAAAATCCTTCCACAGTTCAAAAGGGGCCTGGAACAAATGCTAAAGCCATTAGCATGTTGTGCTAACAGTTCATACTACTGTGTCCTCATCAGAGTTAAAGTGGGCAAAGACAGATACATATTCAACCTAACCAGGTGTACAACTGTCAGTGGATAATTAGTTAAAATGATGAACCCAAAGGTGGAGTAGCagtatctgtttttgtttttttgtttgtttgtttgtttggttttttttttttttgctctgacTGTGGCGACACCCACCTTGGATTCATCATCCAATAGATTTGAAATCCTGTTCAACCAACTATCCAATGACAACTGTACATCTGGTTTAGACTGAGTATATTGCCGTTGTccactttaaaggcattatggaggatgtttttgttgtttaatttgtctgattcacataaaatgaatatactgaccttcaGTGGACTTgcatgtatggtttctaaaagaatttaaaaaaaaaaaaaaaaaaactgtggacatggcaggacctgaaaaacatcagccaatcaacgcgctcggaccgaggcgtttggtttgctccctttcctgtcaatcaaaaatcttccggcctagttacgtagattatgTACGccttgctcatcttttttgacataatggcagagaaagatccagggggatccaaaagaaaggcattttttgaggtcagagaaaataaaagacaactggattccgagaatgcaaaaacaaaagtgattattggcgagtcatttgggcgatggcgtcagctcaagcaacaaatggacctaaagacagatgccttggttgctaaattccttctggacaggtaaaatgtattattgtattatactgcggctgtaggcattttcacgagtcctacgcaagtttctggaggggggcgtttcttcataaatgttaagaggggggaggttgtatgtgcgcatgcgcatgctacgttcatagtcgtaggaaattaaatctcctctaatgcctttaactcagacaaagacacaacagtGTTGAAATGTTAATTGGTTGCACATTTAAAGACTctgaaataatcacaaaaaggTCCATTTTGTACACtaaaaatttgtgtttttaatttaggAAGTGCAAATTTCGTCTATATTTTGCTGGAAAATACATGAACAACCTGTTTCTACTATAAACAGGAGGTCAATTCCACCCCAAGATAACCATCCTAACAGTCAAACATGATCACCATTTTGGAGCAGCTCAGACAGAATCCAGGCCTCAATCCCACTGAGAATCTGTGGAGTAATCCAAAGACCAGAGTGAAGGAAAGGAAGCCTTAAACCCCAGAGAGCTGGACATtcacacaaagagaaacaaaatccCAATGGAGACATACAGGATggcttttaacatttaaaagagCTATCTCTGCGGTGGCAAATTAAGGCTTAGCGACTGAAAACTGAGAAAGGTAATAATCACTTTGGACGGATCCGTtttggtaaaaatgtgaaaaaaaacagataccGAAAGTTTATTATTAACCTCTTTAACACAACATTTTATCATCGTTACCacctgtttgtgtcattttcaccCAAGAGAAACCTACTGGTcaaataaaaatggacaaaaaaaatctaaagttagCATGGGTTTGAACCATTTTTGTAACCACACATTGCACGTACAAACATCTATACACTTTGGTTGCATTGTTATCGACAAGCATGCTTTTGAGTCAGACTTTACCCTGAAAAATAGGATTAATTATAGTTACAATAAAACCATCTTTCAATTGGTAAAAGGCATTTTGACTTGTCTTTACAGGAAAATCAAAGTTATACTAATTTTACTCAAGATGGCTTCACTCCATCAACCCCAGGAGTTTAAACTTAGCTCTCCTAAAAGGAATGCAGTCCTCTATAAGGTCATCAATAACATCTGTGTTCCTCCTGCTATGACAAGCAAAAGTGTCTACCATATGAAAACATCTAACACATTCACAATGGCAGAAAGAGTCCCTGTTAATTACAATGTGGCAGAGAGCCAGTGAGCACAATACAGGGACCATGCAACTGAAGCAGCTGAATGGAAGCAgccttttgttcattttatcgTTTATGTCTGAGCttttctttctctaaaatgcaaaacaacagtCTGGCAGAATGTGCTCACAGATATGTTTCCTGTTTCTCGTACAGTACCTCGGTGTTGATAGTGAAATTATTGCATCTGTGTTGTCCTGGAATGCGGACACGATGCAGATTTTGATAACAATGTCTGCGCAGTAGCCACAGAATATGTGCAAGTGCAACAACACAGGAGTGAATATAGCTTTCTAAACAGGTTTGACAACACGCTACTGTAGTGGGGGATGCTGATTAGTAACAACATAACCGCATGCTAATGCAGCCAGTGAGAATATTTCCCTCAAAATGTATAATCTGCTCAAGAGTGCTTAGTTGCATTCCTTCAGGACGGCTAGTGGATAAAAGGTCTTACATCCAGAGAAACACTGGAGCTGGTCTGAAGGGATATTTCAGCTTTAACTTGAATATTCATCTGCAAAGATAACAGATGGAATACAAAGAATGGGCCTTTCTCAAAGGGAGAAATTAAGTTCTAATTCTGCACACATTTTGGCACATATCAAGCAGCATAACTGATATAAAGTATAGAAACAAAGTCTATATAGGACCAATGCACCAACCCTGAAAACAGGCGTGCCCAatagtttattttcttcttaaGAGACAGTATTCAGATCATACACGAGGGTTGGAACTCAGGTTTGCACATAAGAGCCCAGGAAAACTACAGTGTGGATTAGACTGGCTCTAAACACAATGAGGTGGATTAATCAAAGAGCAGACCAAATgagggggttagaagcagaCTGGTCCAACCTACAAAAAATCCAAAGtaagttttgtatcatttctgtcataatttatggtctagattttagtggcaaagtggtctaacccacaacccaaatattgCGTTACAGTGGCGCTTCAAATGGTAGATCATTCTTGaagacacaaaactttgaacccctTTTTTCTCAAAAAGTAGAGAAACTGGGTTAGACCGCTCTGCCTCCAAACCCTTCAAATAAACTACAAATCATAGTTTCTTCAGCATAAAGAAATTCCACCTTCACCTTCTGCCTTCCTTTCTCTCTGCAGGTACTGACTGCTCCAGACAAAATGGTGACTTCCTGGCTAGAAATCCACTTCCTTCAACTTCCTCCTACAAAGTGGGTTCCTTTTTGTTGCATCATCCTGGTCCATTCTGGAGTTTAAATCACGCCAAACCAGGGTACAACTCTTTACCATCACCATTTAATCTCCTTTGTACAGGTGGTACTCTTGAAGCAGGTCAGCTTCTgtcctctctgcttctctttgCTTCATGCAGATCAGGCTCTTTGTTGTTTCTATTGTTCTGGCCTTTATGGAGGAGGGCAAGAGATGGGTTCATCTCAGTAATTGACTCCAAATAGCTGGCAGCTGGGCAAGAAGGGTAACAACCAAAATTGTAATGTCTATCAATGCAAATGGAGAATTGCAGAAGCTACAATTTAGGATATATATGTTGAACATCTGCCTCTGGGTTTAAACTCCAGTGTGAATGGGTCAGTCAGGCTTTTTCTGGTATCTATGTTGTAATGCTCATCACATATTTTATATCTATTACACAGTGAATATTGAAGCGATGCTATCAGCAAAATCTGTCATAGTAATCTGAAATATGTGCACAATGTTCAAGATAAGAAATCAAtgtttatataaaaaaacattctttgaTCTTGTAAAACTTGGTGCACATCTCTTGGGAATTCAAGAGTTTTTAGACTCCtcctaaatcttttttttttttttgtcgtccGAGCAGAGATTTGCAAGATTATCTGTGGAGGGATTCCAGTTTTGCTTGCTTTGTGAAGTTCGATAACAAGACGCACATCCTAGGTATTTTGAATATGCTTTGTTGTCCAAGGTCTGCTGATTCACACAAAAGGTTGCAACATTAGAAGTGCACGATGTGGATGTTTTCCTCCTCTGATCCTTTCTGTGCCGTATTTCACCACACTGTGAgcagctgaattttttttccactctcaGATATTGTTCTCTTCATGCAGGCATCACAAGAACCATATTGATCCTGGTCAGTGAGATAACATAGCTTGTGTCCTTGATGAGATTAAGTTCCGTTAACCTTTAAGTTCATTCTCGCTTTGATCTGCAATCACTCAAAACAGCAGTGATAATGGCAGAGTAAAATCGGTAAATTCCAGCAACTGGTAATAAAATCAGTATCAAAGCAACAGGTAATACTATTTTAtatggattttttaaattattaatctTTATAGCTTATTAATGCACTTTAAGAGCCTTACAAGCACTGTTCCTCTTATGCCAAAATTTCAAAAGTTTTACTGCTGGTGGCCTACCTCAGTATTAAAATATGCCTTCACTAATTTCCAAACCTGTAAATTAATCTTATTTATTGTCTGTCCCCTTATACTATTTGCCTGATATCATGTTTATATAGCCTTTGTATCCTGCTTATCACCAAACTCCTGACTCCTGTCGAAACCGCAGGTATCACTCGGTTTCAGGTGTTGTAAGCCTCGTGCGTAAACACAGCGTTGCATCCTGGGAGTCGTAGTTTCTACAAGTAAGAGGCCACTCCCTCCTTGCAGGGCTTCTGTGCTTATTCAAACTTCCAGTCCCGAAATGCTCCGTGGCTCAGAGCAAACAGGGTAAAGCGCTGTAACGTGAGGAGGCGAGCCTGTGGAGCGACGCCCTGCTGAAGAAGTTGTAAATGATAGTGGATTGGCCTCTTTTGCTGCCAAACGCGCCGGAGATATTCTACAAACATCTCATGCTGACGGTGAGATCaatgtttgttgtctttgtgttgtaAATGTTGGTTTTTCACCTGGATTTCATCAGTCGGAAGTAACAGATGTGCTTTATTGACATGTAAATACCAGTATACACCTGTCCTGACGCCTAACTGGCTTTTGGATAAAAGTGAAGCAGGAGCTGAGGGATTGTGTGTCTGAATCTGTGCTGCTCAGAGGTTCCTGCGCTGTTTGGATTATTAATGAATGTAAGATTTGTTTGACGCacttaaaactaaaacaaaatatacaaaaaatatcactagttTACTACTAGAattgttcatttaatttttagAAGATATATCATGTGAATAAGAACAATGCATAGGAAGTAAACCTACCATGCAGTATTTTATCAGAATAGACGGTTTTTACTGTCAGTAGTACAGTGCCACTGCTCTTTGATCCTAGCAAAAAGCCCTGGGAGGACTGACTACTGTGTCATAGGCTTGACAAGACCAACCTGTTTTTGTGCACTGGTGTAAGAAACCACATTATTAATGACTGACTCACTGTGACAAGTCTTGAATGGGTAGTGTCATTTTACGCAAACAAGTGGCAGACTGAAGAGTTCAGCTCTTTATTCCACAGTTTGGAACAGTTTCCCGTAGCAGACAGAAGCACTGCAGAAACCCTGAGTCCCGTTGTGTCTGGAAGAAACAATTTAGAACGGTATCTTCACTTGCACAACGTTTACCGTATTGTGCAGGTAGTGGCTGCTATCATCCGTCACAGTATTTCTAAATCCATGTGTGCTTATAGATTAAGTTAAGCTCAGAATGATCCATGCTTATGATGGCTTTTGGTTTATAGTGATATTTATGTTGGACTAATAGGTTTGTCAGGCTgagaatgacacaaacaagtgaAAAAGGATAGTAAAACATTGTGCTACAGATGGTAATGATAAATTTGAAtggtttctgtctcttttttgttgttgttttaaaaaaagagtgatGTCCAAAAGTATTTATACCTGTAGaatttttgtttatatataaaatGCAGCTTCTATACCATGTCAAATGGTTGTGGTAGTTCCTATCATGTTCTAGTTCTAACATATTATAAAGTAAAAACAGCTTATTCGTACTTGTTTGGTCAGTTTCTCATCAATTGCGAGTCATGGCATAAACCAAAGAGCTCAGTGAGCCTGCAGTTATTGTCCATCACTGAAAGAGAGTTGCTGTAAGAATTGCTAGTAAGGCTAATAGTTTAAGAAGTAATGTAAAGTAAGGAATTGGTGTTTTTGACAAAAGTAATAGAGACAAGGTAAGAAATTACAATAATGCAGGTTTTATGTTTACAGATGAAAATATGGCAGCTGGAAGAACCAGGTCCTTCCGTCGTGTTGGGAGCCTCATGCGGAGTAAATCTGAGGGGACACTGATTGATCTGGGTGATGGTGCCTCAACCAGTGACAACTTGAACAGtaaaaactttaatttcaaACATAGGCATCATGACCTCTCAATCAGAAAGACTATTGATGTCCTAAACAAACTCTCATTTTTTGCAGGTGGATACGTTCCAGGAATTACACCGAACTCAAACTGGCCACTCCTAAGCCCAGAAGTCTCACATTCATCTCAAACAAAAAATCCCTTTTGGAACAAACTGTCCACATCAAACCCTTTCTTAGATGACATTGTACACAACAGCACAGACAAACATATCTTTGACACGACGGATGCAAAACaggacaacaaaaaacacccgGATACAAATAACGATGATGCCACCAGTACATCTTCAGATGAAGGCAATGTGGGGGACTTTTTGGAAAAGAAAGTGGGCAACAGATCTGGGAGGTGGAGAAGTGCTTCAGACATCCTGGAAAATCTAGAGAGAAAGGTGCCAAAACGAGAGAACAGCTTCCAACCACCCGGACCGGTGCTCAACCCGGATTTTGAGTGGCTAAAGAATGACAGAGAGGCCTATAAGATGGCCTGGCTGAGCCATCGGCAGCTAACCCGCTCATGTCTGGACTTAAATCTGATAAGCCAGAGTCCTGGGTGGGCTCAGACCCAGGCCACTAACTTTCAGGTTATCCACAAGATCGGACACAGTGGAGGCTCATTGCAGATACCGGAATCCGAAATTAGCATCCATATCCCAGCAGGTCACGTTCCTCTGGGAGAAGTCCAGGAAGTTACACTGAAGGCGATGCTGGACCCTCCTCCTGGACTCAACAACAACTACGTGACGACCATGAGCCCTCTGATTGAGGTAGTTCTGagcaacatcaacacaaaagagtgtttgtctctggaAGTGAAGCTGTCAGGACAGGTGAAGGATGAACCTCTAAGCCAAGTGATGACCACTGTGTTCGGACTCGTGTCGAACAAAAGAGAGGGACCTTACGTCAAAATGAACAACTGTTACATTTACAAGAACATGATGCAGATGAAGCTTCAGCACCTCAAGACGCATTTTTACATGATTGCTGTCGCGGAGGCCTCTGCCCTGCAGCCTCCTGCTACATCAGTCTGGGATTACCTTGACCGGCACATCACTGTGGCAGTTTATGGCCCCaggtacatccatccatcattcaagGTTGTAATAGTTGTCTGCTGTCAAGAGGACGTTCCACCAAAGCTTCCATTTTCAGATATCTGCAGAGGCAACAAAAGCCTGCCTCCTCTTGTACTGCAGCTTTGgggaaaacacagatttaaactAGACAAACTGAACGACTTGCATGTTGGAGTCGGCATCGCAGGCTCGATGTTTAAAATCCAACCTGAGGACAAACTGAAAGAAGTGAGGCAAAGCCAGCTCAAAATAGGGACAGTGTTGCATCTACCGGTTGCTTTGTCTTCTTCTGGTAACACAGAAATGACTCCTTTTAAATTAGATATACATGTGAAGGAATCAAACACTTCGACTGTTGCACATTTCCAGGTGCCTTCCCCTCCTGCGGCGCCCATCAGATCAGAAAAGCGAGTGCCAAAGCAGATAGAAAGGAAGATTGAAATGGCAAGAACAATGCCCATTCCTGAGGAAAGTGTTCCCGATGCACCCAATTTCAAAGACAGAGCTGTGAACCTGCAGTGGTATGGTGTAGCCCTGAAGTCAGTCCTCCGTCAGCCACGAGTAGAATACCTTCTGGAGTACTTCAAGGGTGACACAGTGGCTCTCCTTTCCAGAGAGACAGTCAGGTCAGTAGGTAACTCCAAAGTAAAGGAGTGGTATATCGGATTCCTCAGAGGAAGGACAGGTTTggttcactgtaaaaacgtcaaacTCATCACCAGAGACCAGGTGATTGACTTCACTGGCATTAAGGTCACCACAGCGGTTCTTTTGGACAACATGACGCTGCCTTTCAACAAGCTCACTTACATGTACTCAGCCATCCAGACTTTGGTCACCGAACACATAACCAGCTGGAAAAGTTTTGCGGATGCTTTAGGGTACAGAAACTTGTCTGTGGATACAATGACTCGGAGGTACGCTGAAACTGAGGCCGACAAGGTGGCCTGTGTTCTGGAAAAGCTGAAGGAGGACTGCCACACCGACAGGACCAGAAGAAAGTTCCTGCATGAGCTCATGGTGGTAAGTAGAAACAAGAAACTTAAAACAATGGACATGTATCTATGTgcttttggttcttttttgttACAGCtaatttgtgtatcattttcaaGGGTTTGCTGAAGATCGACTCCAAGAATCTTGTAGCCCGCCTCATTCAGAACACCGTCATCCTCTCCACTGCGGTGGAGCTTGGAGTTCGATGGCGAGAGCTTGCTGAGAAGATGGGAAAACTCTCCAGTGCTCAGATAGCCAGCTATGAAGCGCCACATCGAGGGAAGAATGGCGAAATCGGCCCTCAGGTCAGTTTAACAGAAGTTTATTCTTTGGTACAGCAAGTAATGATGGAATTTCTAACATGCAGGGTATTTTATTGTACAGTACCATCAATAGCTTTGTGCTGTTGTGTTGCAGTCAATGTGGAAGCCAGCCTATGACTTCCTCTACTCCTGGAGTCTGCGTTATGGAGACAGTTACAGGGACATGATCCAGGATCTGCACCTGATCctggacaaaatgaaaaacccGGCCACCAGACAGTGGAGGCACCTGACCGGTGCGCTAATCACAGTGAACTGCCTTGATATTTTCCAAGCTTCTGCTTACCCAAAACCTTAAACCCTTTGCTAATGCACTTGAGCGaataaccctctgaactccaaaccaATGAGTGGCTCTTttgaaaaattgccaaaattacaccatttatctgagccagaaactgttggattttcaactttctgatggcCGTTGAACTTATCTGTGATGGGACATTCTGTAGGAAACTttacatttatgttgttttaacagaggtacaggactttatattacaggggaaaaaaagagtcaaCAAGTACAAATGTGACAACCCCAAAACagtttgaggttcagagggttaggAACAGCCTTTCTGCTTCTGGGGAAACAAAACGGCAATCTTGGTTAGAGCAATAATGTCTAAATGAACATGCTACCCACCTTTCTCTGTTGTCTAGTCTACATAAGCATTAGAAGCAATATTTTTGGGGGATTCAATCAGTTACATGCACTGTATGTTCTCACAGTTAGTGAGGTGTGAAAGAAAGCTACGTCTTTATATCTGTGCAAATGTGATGttgccatttttattttgttagatCATTTTCATTCACACGGTTAAGAGGTCACTTATACTGAAGTTACATCAGCTATACTGTAGAGCtgcaattcattttaaaataatctgCAACTATTTTTTATAGTGATGAAtcactttgaatattttttttagggaaaaaaaaaatctaaattccatgattccagcttcttaaatgtgaatattttgtagtttatttCCTTGTCTATCatgataaactgaatatcttttggGTTGTGGACCAAACAAGATGTTTGTTATTGTGAGTTtcaatgttttctgacattttatgaacCAAACTTGCAAATTGATTATTCAAGATAATAAATTACAGCTTTATTGGcaataaaatgaatttatatattaattaataattattaattgCAGTCCTGCTGTCCTGTGTCTGAATAATCTCATCTGATGCACAGACATttgttttaaacttttattcCACTGTCCTTTCACAGAAAGCTAATATTACACAACTCAGactcttctttattttttgaatcattttgccCATAGatgtgcatttctttaaaatcatAGATTTACATACATTGATTTATGTGTctcattaattatttaaaatattagatttaagaaaaaaaaagaatcgaCAGCATCGTTTTGGCTTCTGTGTACACTCGTGGTTTatcagtgtgatttttttttttttttagatacaGTTTTCTGTAACGTACTGTCAGCAACTACCTGAAGAGTCAGGACTCTGATTAATGTGAACAGTGTGCTTAAAAATCTCAAGGGTTGCAGTACTGACAGTCCATTTATCTTTGTCATTTGCTGAAGTTTGTGCGCTGAAAGTGAAAATGTTCTACCAAAGTGAAAGTTTCCGGATGCCAGTAAACAAACGAGAAAGAAGCTACTATGAAGCACATGTGTcataaactgtttttatttgaaatgttagtGCTATTTTTATACCGTAATGTCATGTTTTAGAGATGCACAAAGTAGATATTTTAATGAGGCCAGCACTGTAATCATATATTCACTGTTATAATATTGTGAAATGGAAGCCTCAGTGTTTGGAGTGGTGCCATGTGCAGTGCCTTCAGTCACTGAAACCTCAGATGATTGATATATTTGATACTCTGTTTTAAAAGTGTTGCAGGAGATATGAATAAATATAAACCGTGAcactattttgatcattttgtcctttgtacatttttaggttctagtaaaaaaataaaataaaaggaaaatgcaGTATCACATAGGAAACTCAACTGACTGCTTTTGCGTTTTTCAGTCGTAGTAAACTGAAATCAAACCATCAAAACAAATGGCTTTTCCCTtaagtgttttccattgatttTCTGTGCCTGTTTGCTTTTCCCTGCACTGTTTGTTTAAGCTAGTTTCAGTTGAAAGCATTGTGTGCCGTTTCTCTATCAAACAGAGAGCACAGACTGCTGAACGGACTTTAGTTTGGCACCGCGGGAAAAGTAAATCAAAAGGGGGAAAACGGTATCAGGCAACAGAGTGGACTGATTCAATCTTCAAGCTGAGTGACTGTGTGAAGTTGCATTTCAGAgttttgtgtaaagactgataaaacatcagtGTAACTTTGCATTGTGGGACTTACAGGAGATCAAAAAGGACAAACATGGAATATATGATGACTAATAATCGTAACAGGTGACATGTGTGACATTGTTTGCACATCATTCTAATAACCAATACGACAAGTAAAGACATTGTTTTTGCCTGATATTTGTCTTCCAACATGATTTCTTTCATacaagtgaaaataaaatattaaaaataagcCCATAGGTGTGTAATTTActgcatttcttctttcagcatCTGTAGATTTCAAATATAATACACatctttaaatgc from the Acanthochromis polyacanthus isolate Apoly-LR-REF ecotype Palm Island chromosome 12, KAUST_Apoly_ChrSc, whole genome shotgun sequence genome contains:
- the macc1 gene encoding metastasis-associated in colon cancer protein 1 isoform X1 — protein: MFTDENMAAGRTRSFRRVGSLMRSKSEGTLIDLGDGASTSDNLNSGYVPGITPNSNWPLLSPEVSHSSQTKNPFWNKLSTSNPFLDDIVHNSTDKHIFDTTDAKQDNKKHPDTNNDDATSTSSDEGNVGDFLEKKVGNRSGRWRSASDILENLERKVPKRENSFQPPGPVLNPDFEWLKNDREAYKMAWLSHRQLTRSCLDLNLISQSPGWAQTQATNFQVIHKIGHSGGSLQIPESEISIHIPAGHVPLGEVQEVTLKAMLDPPPGLNNNYVTTMSPLIEVVLSNINTKECLSLEVKLSGQVKDEPLSQVMTTVFGLVSNKREGPYVKMNNCYIYKNMMQMKLQHLKTHFYMIAVAEASALQPPATSVWDYLDRHITVAVYGPRYIHPSFKVVIVVCCQEDVPPKLPFSDICRGNKSLPPLVLQLWGKHRFKLDKLNDLHVGVGIAGSMFKIQPEDKLKEVRQSQLKIGTVLHLPVALSSSGNTEMTPFKLDIHVKESNTSTVAHFQVPSPPAAPIRSEKRVPKQIERKIEMARTMPIPEESVPDAPNFKDRAVNLQWYGVALKSVLRQPRVEYLLEYFKGDTVALLSRETVRSVGNSKVKEWYIGFLRGRTGLVHCKNVKLITRDQVIDFTGIKVTTAVLLDNMTLPFNKLTYMYSAIQTLVTEHITSWKSFADALGYRNLSVDTMTRRYAETEADKVACVLEKLKEDCHTDRTRRKFLHELMVGLLKIDSKNLVARLIQNTVILSTAVELGVRWRELAEKMGKLSSAQIASYEAPHRGKNGEIGPQSMWKPAYDFLYSWSLRYGDSYRDMIQDLHLILDKMKNPATRQWRHLTGALITVNCLDIFQASAYPKP
- the macc1 gene encoding metastasis-associated in colon cancer protein 1 isoform X2, which codes for MAAGRTRSFRRVGSLMRSKSEGTLIDLGDGASTSDNLNSGYVPGITPNSNWPLLSPEVSHSSQTKNPFWNKLSTSNPFLDDIVHNSTDKHIFDTTDAKQDNKKHPDTNNDDATSTSSDEGNVGDFLEKKVGNRSGRWRSASDILENLERKVPKRENSFQPPGPVLNPDFEWLKNDREAYKMAWLSHRQLTRSCLDLNLISQSPGWAQTQATNFQVIHKIGHSGGSLQIPESEISIHIPAGHVPLGEVQEVTLKAMLDPPPGLNNNYVTTMSPLIEVVLSNINTKECLSLEVKLSGQVKDEPLSQVMTTVFGLVSNKREGPYVKMNNCYIYKNMMQMKLQHLKTHFYMIAVAEASALQPPATSVWDYLDRHITVAVYGPRYIHPSFKVVIVVCCQEDVPPKLPFSDICRGNKSLPPLVLQLWGKHRFKLDKLNDLHVGVGIAGSMFKIQPEDKLKEVRQSQLKIGTVLHLPVALSSSGNTEMTPFKLDIHVKESNTSTVAHFQVPSPPAAPIRSEKRVPKQIERKIEMARTMPIPEESVPDAPNFKDRAVNLQWYGVALKSVLRQPRVEYLLEYFKGDTVALLSRETVRSVGNSKVKEWYIGFLRGRTGLVHCKNVKLITRDQVIDFTGIKVTTAVLLDNMTLPFNKLTYMYSAIQTLVTEHITSWKSFADALGYRNLSVDTMTRRYAETEADKVACVLEKLKEDCHTDRTRRKFLHELMVGLLKIDSKNLVARLIQNTVILSTAVELGVRWRELAEKMGKLSSAQIASYEAPHRGKNGEIGPQSMWKPAYDFLYSWSLRYGDSYRDMIQDLHLILDKMKNPATRQWRHLTGALITVNCLDIFQASAYPKP